Proteins encoded within one genomic window of Leptolyngbya sp. FACHB-261:
- a CDS encoding endonuclease MutS2, giving the protein MQFEALELLEWPRLCQHLSTFAATKLGSAAARGLPLPATQADSEALLAQTREATTLENRLASGLPLEGIHDIGAAVARAGIGGTLGGEELAQIAETLGGVRNLRRALDDQEDMPVLQELVSHVRTYPELEQEIHRCIDEQGRVSDRASDKLAGLRERLRQVRDQIYQTLQNLIQRKANAIQENLIAQRSERFVIPVKAPQKDAVPGIVHDASGSGATLYIEPHAVVPLNNQLRTLARQEQAEEEAIRARLSGQVGEVQEDLEHLLFVVTAVDLAIARARYGLWLGANSPRFIASDESIVLRQLRHPLLVWQQQHERGNAVVPVDLLIRPQIRTVVITGPNTGGKTVTLKTLGLAALMARAGLFVPAREPVELPWFEFVLADIGDEQSLEQSLSTFSGHIRRISRILETMTDQSLVLLDEVGAGTDPSEGSALATALLQELAERSRLSIATTHFGELKALKYQDERFENASVEFDDVSLAPTYRLLWGIPGRSNALTIAGRLGMGSTILERARGYVGSSSEAVNDVIAGLEAQRRTQEERAHEAADLLANTERLHREVANRATALRERERQLQQQQEQAIAQAIAEAKSEIAKVIRRLQKGTPTAQDASAATEALNQAAAKFLPSQQAPPKRKPSYQPQVGERVRIPRLGQVAEVLSSPDDDNELTVRFGLMKMTVSLSDIESLDGQKPEPTAKKEKAPPPPKATELPPAAAEPIIRTSHNTLDLRGSRVSDAELMLDRALAEASGALWIIHGHGTGRLRQAVQDFLKQYRRVERYEFAERTDGGTGVTVAYLKP; this is encoded by the coding sequence ATCCAGTTCGAAGCCCTAGAGCTGTTGGAGTGGCCCCGCCTGTGCCAGCACCTCTCAACCTTTGCTGCAACTAAACTAGGCTCTGCTGCTGCCCGAGGACTGCCCCTACCGGCAACTCAGGCCGACAGTGAGGCCCTCCTCGCTCAAACCCGTGAAGCAACCACCTTAGAGAACCGTCTGGCCAGTGGCTTGCCGTTGGAAGGCATCCACGATATTGGTGCAGCCGTCGCCCGTGCTGGCATTGGTGGCACCTTGGGCGGTGAAGAACTAGCTCAGATCGCCGAAACCCTCGGCGGTGTGCGCAATCTGCGCCGTGCCCTAGACGACCAGGAAGACATGCCAGTGCTGCAAGAGTTGGTGTCCCACGTGCGCACCTACCCAGAACTCGAGCAGGAAATCCACCGCTGCATCGACGAGCAGGGGCGGGTGTCAGACCGAGCCAGTGACAAGCTAGCGGGTCTGCGCGAGCGGCTGCGGCAGGTGCGCGACCAGATTTATCAGACGCTCCAGAATCTGATCCAGCGCAAGGCCAATGCCATTCAGGAGAATCTGATCGCCCAGCGCAGTGAGCGCTTTGTGATTCCGGTGAAAGCGCCTCAGAAGGATGCAGTTCCCGGTATTGTGCATGACGCTTCAGGTAGCGGCGCCACGCTCTACATTGAGCCTCATGCCGTCGTGCCCCTCAACAACCAACTGCGCACCCTAGCCCGGCAGGAGCAAGCCGAAGAAGAGGCTATCCGAGCTCGGCTCTCAGGCCAGGTCGGGGAGGTGCAGGAAGACCTTGAGCATTTGCTGTTTGTGGTTACGGCAGTTGATTTAGCTATTGCTCGCGCCCGCTATGGCCTGTGGCTGGGAGCCAATTCACCTCGCTTTATTGCCAGCGACGAGTCGATTGTGCTGCGCCAGTTGCGCCATCCCTTACTGGTCTGGCAACAGCAGCACGAACGGGGCAACGCCGTCGTACCCGTTGATCTGCTGATTCGACCGCAGATTCGCACCGTGGTGATCACAGGCCCGAATACAGGCGGCAAAACAGTCACCCTCAAGACTTTGGGTTTGGCGGCTTTGATGGCCCGCGCTGGTCTGTTTGTGCCAGCCCGAGAGCCCGTCGAATTGCCCTGGTTTGAGTTTGTGCTGGCTGACATCGGCGACGAGCAATCGCTGGAACAAAGCCTCTCGACCTTCTCCGGGCACATCCGCCGGATTAGTCGCATCCTGGAGACGATGACCGACCAATCACTGGTGCTGCTAGATGAGGTGGGCGCGGGAACCGACCCCAGTGAGGGCAGTGCGCTAGCCACCGCCTTGCTGCAAGAACTAGCCGAGCGCAGCCGTCTCAGCATCGCCACCACACACTTTGGCGAACTCAAAGCCCTGAAATATCAGGATGAGCGCTTTGAGAATGCTTCTGTCGAGTTTGATGATGTCAGCCTGGCTCCAACCTACCGGCTGCTGTGGGGCATTCCCGGTCGCTCCAATGCGCTCACGATTGCGGGCCGGCTGGGCATGGGCAGCACGATTCTGGAACGGGCTCGCGGTTATGTGGGCAGCAGTTCCGAAGCCGTGAATGACGTGATCGCGGGTCTGGAAGCACAACGACGTACCCAAGAAGAGCGGGCTCACGAAGCCGCGGACCTACTCGCCAACACCGAGCGTCTCCATCGAGAAGTTGCCAATCGAGCAACCGCTCTGCGCGAACGCGAACGCCAGCTTCAGCAACAACAAGAGCAGGCGATCGCTCAGGCGATTGCCGAAGCCAAATCAGAAATTGCCAAGGTGATTCGGCGGTTGCAAAAGGGTACCCCCACCGCCCAAGATGCTTCGGCGGCAACCGAGGCGCTCAATCAAGCTGCAGCCAAGTTTCTGCCTTCCCAGCAAGCGCCACCCAAGCGCAAGCCCAGCTACCAGCCGCAAGTGGGTGAGCGAGTGCGTATTCCTCGCCTGGGGCAGGTTGCCGAGGTTCTCAGTTCTCCAGATGATGACAACGAGCTGACCGTGCGCTTTGGCCTGATGAAGATGACAGTTTCTTTGTCAGACATTGAATCGCTAGACGGCCAGAAGCCCGAACCCACTGCCAAAAAAGAAAAAGCACCGCCTCCGCCCAAAGCCACCGAGCTACCACCTGCGGCAGCAGAACCAATCATCCGCACCTCGCACAATACCCTCGACTTGCGTGGCAGCCGTGTATCTGACGCGGAACTGATGCTTGACCGAGCCCTGGCAGAAGCGAGTGGCGCGCTGTGGATTATCCACGGTCACGGCACGGGTCGGCTGCGGCAAGCTGTCCAGGATTTTCTCAAGCAATACCGCCGCGTTGAGCGCTATGAGTTTGCCGAACGGACTGACGGCGGCACTGGCGTCACAGTTGCTTACCTAAAACCATGA
- a CDS encoding lipopolysaccharide assembly protein LapA domain-containing protein yields the protein MPAVRLIPLLLLVVSLGLFMYQNRSPAVSLVFLGSRLLPVPLSVAVLGALALGVLVALLLGLLWSMGGGRGQDRRQAKVIDELRARVQELEGGKGKSSNTWQWAQTQQAPNPSYAAPEPEPTRENYTEVYRASDGTYRSGPRTARQEDDGYREVKDVKVERVPPDEEFDDFDDFDDFDDDDSSRRYRR from the coding sequence ATGCCTGCCGTTCGCCTGATTCCGCTCTTGCTGCTCGTTGTGAGCCTGGGGCTGTTTATGTACCAGAACCGTTCGCCTGCGGTGTCGCTGGTGTTTTTGGGCAGTCGTTTGCTGCCGGTGCCGTTGTCGGTAGCGGTGCTGGGTGCCTTAGCCTTGGGCGTATTGGTGGCGCTGCTATTGGGGCTGCTGTGGTCGATGGGTGGTGGACGCGGCCAGGACCGCCGACAGGCCAAAGTAATCGACGAGTTGCGCGCCCGAGTGCAGGAGCTAGAAGGCGGCAAGGGGAAGAGCAGCAATACTTGGCAGTGGGCGCAAACTCAGCAGGCTCCCAATCCCAGCTACGCTGCCCCCGAACCTGAACCTACGCGCGAAAACTATACCGAGGTCTACCGCGCTTCGGATGGCACCTACCGCTCTGGCCCCCGTACCGCTCGTCAGGAAGACGACGGCTACCGGGAAGTCAAAGACGTCAAAGTTGAACGAGTGCCGCCGGACGAAGAGTTTGACGACTTCGATGACTTCGACGACTTTGATGACGACGATTCCAGCCGTCGCTATCGCCGGTAG
- a CDS encoding flavin prenyltransferase UbiX has product MLTRAVRYPLILGVTGASGLIYAVRTLKFLLSIDYPVEVVASRAAAMVWQAEYNTRMPIEPEQQAQFWRDQAQEQGGKLTCHPWGDVGATIASGSFRTLGMLVIPCSMSTIGKLAGGLSSDLLERAADVQLKEGRKLVVVPRETPFSLIHLRNLTALAEAGARIVPAIPAWYHQPKTIEDLVDFVVARALDQFDIDNALIQRWQGRSEL; this is encoded by the coding sequence CTGTTGACTCGCGCTGTTCGCTACCCGCTGATTCTTGGCGTCACCGGAGCCTCTGGCTTAATCTACGCTGTCCGCACTCTAAAGTTTTTACTGAGCATTGACTATCCAGTCGAGGTGGTCGCCTCCCGCGCCGCGGCAATGGTCTGGCAGGCTGAGTACAACACCCGCATGCCCATCGAGCCGGAGCAACAGGCTCAGTTCTGGCGCGACCAAGCCCAAGAGCAGGGCGGTAAGCTCACCTGTCACCCCTGGGGTGATGTTGGCGCAACGATTGCCAGTGGTTCGTTCCGCACGCTGGGTATGTTGGTGATTCCCTGTAGCATGAGCACCATTGGCAAGCTGGCTGGGGGACTGAGTTCAGATTTGTTAGAACGAGCTGCCGACGTGCAACTCAAAGAGGGACGCAAGCTAGTCGTCGTGCCCCGCGAGACGCCGTTCAGCCTGATCCACCTGCGCAACCTCACAGCTCTAGCAGAGGCAGGGGCGCGGATTGTACCAGCTATCCCCGCCTGGTATCACCAACCCAAAACCATCGAAGACCTGGTGGATTTTGTGGTAGCCCGGGCTCTGGACCAGTTTGACATTGACAATGCGCTGATCCAGCGTTGGCAGGGCCGCTCCGAGCTTTAG
- a CDS encoding helix-turn-helix domain-containing protein, protein MMLVRMKGVAHEFCGARVELDRTACLLNLMQQAEIPSLRDLSRRAGVSRRSLDLLRQGQITRLRVEQVLSLSQVLKLSVQEFLQQFSPDALPQDEAATQTAGVKSEPVKPELAKSEPIKPEPIKPDPAKPDTELSIELASLRSEYERLQAQLQSQQQDLEQQFRTQTLQALESLLLQWPTAAYAATKNPQAPAKNLLPILRPLEQLLSDWGIEPIGEVGSETAFDPQLHQLEGAAQPGDSVRVRYVGYRQGDTLLYRARVSPV, encoded by the coding sequence ATGATGTTAGTGCGCATGAAGGGCGTCGCGCATGAATTCTGTGGTGCACGGGTGGAACTAGACCGAACGGCCTGCTTACTGAACCTTATGCAACAAGCTGAGATCCCTAGCTTGAGGGATCTCAGCCGTCGAGCTGGCGTGTCGCGCCGCAGCCTAGATCTGCTGCGTCAGGGCCAGATAACGCGACTGCGGGTCGAGCAAGTGCTGAGCTTGAGCCAGGTGCTGAAGCTGTCGGTACAGGAGTTTTTGCAGCAGTTCAGCCCAGATGCCTTGCCCCAAGACGAGGCAGCCACTCAAACAGCAGGTGTCAAATCCGAGCCCGTCAAACCTGAGCTAGCCAAGTCCGAGCCAATCAAACCTGAGCCAATCAAACCGGATCCGGCCAAACCCGATACTGAGCTGTCTATTGAGCTGGCAAGCTTGCGCAGCGAGTATGAACGCCTTCAGGCACAACTGCAAAGCCAGCAGCAGGACTTGGAGCAGCAGTTCCGCACTCAAACTCTACAAGCGCTGGAATCCCTACTGCTGCAATGGCCAACTGCCGCCTACGCAGCGACTAAAAACCCTCAAGCTCCTGCTAAAAACCTGCTGCCAATTCTGCGTCCGCTGGAGCAACTGTTGTCAGATTGGGGCATTGAGCCGATCGGTGAGGTGGGTAGCGAAACGGCCTTTGACCCGCAACTGCATCAGCTTGAAGGGGCGGCTCAGCCAGGGGACTCGGTACGCGTGCGCTATGTGGGCTATCGCCAAGGTGACACCCTGCTCTACCGGGCGCGAGTGAGCCCTGTATGA
- a CDS encoding lipid-A-disaccharide synthase has protein sequence MSSPVDILILSNGPGELATWVQPVVRELRQQLGQDRQQVRVSVVLSPCPHASGQEAKIALGYAEVDRVQGPEHFVSFLLLGRTRDCLTGKPWSWRKQGVVLFLGGDQFFTLVVARRLGYRSVVYAEWEARWQGWIDAFGVMSAKVLRKAQYPERLTVVGDLIAEAANLNPELEADVQNGLALQPDAELIGLLPGSKPAKLAQGVPLMLAVADQIVQTHPKARFVIPVAPSLQPESLAHFAHAKRNPAMALIGGTSGKLIAQGSGLAFETAAGNRVDLWTGSPAYALLSQCRLCITTVGANTAELGALAVPMLVVVPTNQLDAMRAWDGLPGLLANLPVIGTWFAKLINRLMLRALRRRQGLLAWPNIWAGEPIVPELLGHLTPELVSQHALQLLNDPTQLSQIRERLRQVRGEPGAAHKLVNLVVAQLPGARASNRLS, from the coding sequence ATGAGTTCCCCAGTCGATATTTTGATTCTCAGTAACGGTCCGGGCGAGTTGGCGACTTGGGTGCAGCCAGTGGTGCGCGAGTTGCGGCAACAACTAGGCCAGGACCGGCAGCAGGTACGCGTTTCCGTGGTGCTCTCGCCCTGTCCCCACGCCAGCGGTCAGGAAGCCAAAATCGCTTTGGGCTACGCCGAAGTGGATCGGGTGCAGGGGCCAGAGCATTTTGTCTCGTTTCTGCTGCTGGGTCGAACCCGAGATTGCCTAACCGGCAAGCCCTGGTCCTGGCGCAAGCAGGGCGTAGTGCTGTTTCTGGGTGGCGACCAGTTTTTCACCCTCGTAGTTGCACGACGACTGGGCTACCGCAGTGTGGTCTATGCCGAGTGGGAAGCGCGCTGGCAAGGCTGGATTGATGCCTTTGGGGTGATGAGCGCCAAGGTATTGCGCAAAGCTCAGTATCCAGAACGGCTGACCGTAGTGGGAGATCTGATTGCTGAAGCCGCTAACCTGAACCCGGAGCTAGAGGCAGACGTGCAAAACGGTCTGGCTCTCCAGCCCGATGCTGAACTCATCGGTTTACTGCCCGGTTCCAAACCAGCCAAGCTGGCCCAAGGCGTGCCCCTGATGCTGGCGGTTGCAGACCAGATCGTCCAAACTCATCCCAAGGCTCGCTTTGTTATCCCTGTGGCTCCCAGTTTGCAGCCGGAAAGCCTGGCGCACTTTGCCCATGCCAAACGCAACCCGGCGATGGCTTTGATAGGCGGTACATCGGGCAAGCTCATTGCTCAAGGCTCAGGGCTAGCCTTTGAAACCGCAGCTGGTAACCGCGTGGACCTCTGGACTGGTTCACCGGCCTATGCCCTACTGTCCCAATGCCGTCTGTGCATCACCACAGTAGGAGCCAACACAGCAGAGCTAGGGGCATTAGCGGTACCCATGCTGGTAGTGGTGCCTACCAATCAACTAGATGCCATGCGAGCTTGGGATGGCTTACCCGGTCTGCTAGCCAATCTACCTGTAATTGGCACTTGGTTCGCCAAACTGATCAACCGGCTGATGCTGCGGGCCTTGCGTCGTCGTCAGGGTTTGCTGGCTTGGCCTAATATCTGGGCAGGCGAGCCGATTGTGCCCGAACTGCTGGGCCACTTAACCCCCGAACTGGTCAGTCAGCACGCCCTGCAACTCCTAAATGACCCTACACAGCTCAGCCAGATCCGCGAACGCTTGCGTCAGGTGCGCGGGGAACCCGGGGCCGCTCACAAGCTGGTAAACCTGGTAGTGGCTCAGCTTCCAGGTGCCCGAGCCAGTAATCGCTTGAGCTAA
- a CDS encoding amidohydrolase: protein MITIQNALIAVGVGEDGAIDYQTATVQIQEDRIVAIQLDSANGNNQNGLESSSESGGEVVDGRDKLLLPGFVNAHTHSSELWQRGLVPPLPLELWIADLYDFTPLDPEQVYLSAIGTAVETLLSGGTSVVDHLVLIPGQERETVAAAVRGYREVGIRAFIGPLIQDQSLPAGIPTKGTEVQVADYLRATQATLELMADVVSAHHRPEEGISVLVAPTGIQLCSDELFQGCIELSNQHNLCRHAHLLETRAQQLLAQEKYGCSAVEHLERIGYLGERTSLAHCVWLSEADLEIMARTRSTVVHNPLSNLRLGSGIAPVLKYRALGVNVSFGCDGAASNDGQDMLEAIKIGSILHNITDPDYHNWITPFEAIQMASAGGAKGLGLADQMGSLSVGQKADLVLYDLNNLSLLPRTDPVGLLVLGRPTNVVHSAWVDGKQIVTAGSVQTSSVERLREELIRYSGYHKDRTVQGRPLVEARYREVMGLPLVHGYS, encoded by the coding sequence ATGATTACGATCCAGAACGCACTCATTGCTGTTGGCGTTGGTGAAGATGGCGCCATTGACTACCAGACCGCCACAGTTCAAATTCAAGAAGACCGCATCGTCGCCATCCAACTCGACAGCGCCAATGGCAACAATCAGAACGGGCTAGAGTCCAGCTCAGAGTCTGGTGGCGAAGTGGTAGATGGCCGCGACAAGCTGCTGCTGCCGGGTTTTGTCAACGCGCACACCCATTCGTCTGAACTCTGGCAACGGGGCTTAGTCCCCCCGCTGCCCCTGGAACTGTGGATTGCCGACCTCTACGATTTCACGCCCCTAGACCCTGAGCAGGTCTACCTGAGCGCTATCGGCACCGCAGTCGAAACTTTGCTGTCTGGTGGCACCAGCGTGGTCGATCACCTGGTCCTGATTCCTGGCCAAGAGCGGGAAACCGTAGCTGCGGCAGTGCGGGGCTACCGCGAGGTCGGTATTCGCGCCTTCATTGGCCCGCTGATTCAAGATCAGTCCCTACCAGCAGGCATTCCCACTAAGGGCACTGAGGTGCAGGTTGCAGATTACCTGCGGGCGACCCAGGCCACTCTGGAACTGATGGCAGATGTGGTCAGTGCTCACCATCGACCGGAAGAGGGCATCAGCGTTCTGGTGGCACCCACTGGCATTCAGTTGTGCTCGGATGAGTTATTTCAGGGCTGCATTGAACTCAGCAACCAACACAACCTCTGCCGTCATGCCCACCTGCTAGAAACCCGCGCCCAACAGTTGCTGGCTCAAGAGAAATATGGTTGCTCCGCAGTCGAGCACCTGGAGCGGATCGGCTATCTAGGCGAACGCACCTCGCTGGCGCACTGTGTCTGGCTGTCTGAGGCCGATCTAGAGATTATGGCCCGGACACGCAGCACGGTTGTGCACAACCCCTTAAGCAATCTGCGCCTGGGCAGTGGTATTGCCCCCGTGCTCAAATACCGGGCTCTGGGGGTCAACGTTTCTTTTGGCTGCGATGGTGCCGCCAGCAACGACGGGCAAGACATGCTGGAAGCAATCAAGATCGGTTCGATCCTGCATAACATTACTGACCCCGACTACCACAACTGGATTACCCCGTTCGAGGCGATCCAGATGGCTTCGGCGGGAGGGGCCAAGGGCTTGGGGCTCGCTGACCAGATGGGCTCACTGAGCGTTGGTCAGAAGGCTGACCTTGTGCTCTATGACCTCAATAACCTATCTCTACTGCCACGTACTGATCCGGTGGGCTTGCTGGTGCTGGGTCGTCCCACCAATGTGGTTCACAGTGCCTGGGTGGATGGCAAACAGATTGTTACTGCTGGCAGCGTGCAAACCAGCAGCGTGGAACGTCTGCGCGAAGAATTAATTCGCTATAGCGGCTACCACAAAGATCGGACGGTTCAGGGCCGCCCGTTAGTTGAGGCTCGCTACCGCGAGGTGATGGGCTTACCGCTCGTGCACGGTTATTCCTAG
- a CDS encoding glycerophosphodiester phosphodiesterase family protein codes for MARPISFLTRRLKRSRLRKSELSRTQQSKADLRYFEVQGHRGARGLRPENTLAAFHLALSLGVDALELDTGLTADGVLVVCHNPEIPAKLCLHPDGTPVRRRPRLLIRKLTLEQVQAFDCGSRNPDPVQFPMQLLSPGEHIPTLAEVFEYQTRYFPKTQARYTIECKINPLRPRDTFGPIFFAQKIVNLVQEYGLLERVTVQSFDWRVLLAVKQLNAKIQTAALVRQRRGRPGTLLSRMGIASPFLAGLDFRRHQPDIAGLLRAAGFIDRYSPNFETLLPESRDFIQPVHEIQQAGFPVVPWTVNKATIMNRLIDLGADGIITDFPDVLLEILAQRGLR; via the coding sequence ATGGCTCGCCCGATTAGCTTTTTGACGAGACGTTTAAAACGTTCTCGATTGCGTAAATCTGAATTGAGCAGGACGCAGCAGAGCAAGGCTGATCTACGCTACTTCGAAGTTCAAGGGCATCGCGGTGCCAGGGGCCTGCGCCCAGAAAACACCCTGGCTGCCTTTCACCTGGCTTTGAGCTTAGGGGTCGATGCCCTGGAACTAGATACGGGTTTGACCGCTGATGGCGTCTTGGTGGTCTGCCACAACCCAGAAATTCCCGCCAAGCTCTGCCTTCACCCCGATGGCACACCCGTCCGTCGTCGGCCCCGCTTGTTGATTCGTAAGCTGACCCTGGAGCAGGTGCAAGCCTTTGATTGCGGTTCGCGCAACCCCGACCCAGTGCAGTTTCCGATGCAGCTACTGTCCCCTGGTGAGCATATTCCGACGCTTGCCGAGGTTTTTGAGTATCAGACTCGTTATTTCCCCAAAACTCAGGCCCGTTACACGATCGAGTGCAAGATTAATCCGTTGCGTCCACGCGACACGTTTGGGCCAATATTCTTCGCCCAAAAAATAGTGAATCTGGTGCAAGAGTATGGGCTGCTGGAACGAGTCACGGTGCAGTCTTTCGACTGGCGAGTGCTCCTGGCGGTCAAACAGCTGAATGCCAAGATTCAAACGGCAGCTCTGGTACGCCAGCGTCGTGGCAGACCGGGAACCCTGCTCTCCCGCATGGGCATTGCCTCCCCATTTCTGGCAGGTCTGGATTTCCGACGGCATCAGCCGGATATTGCTGGCTTGCTACGGGCAGCAGGCTTTATTGACCGCTATTCGCCCAACTTTGAAACCCTGTTGCCAGAGTCGCGGGATTTCATTCAGCCGGTTCACGAGATTCAGCAGGCTGGTTTTCCAGTTGTGCCCTGGACTGTGAACAAAGCGACGATTATGAACCGGCTGATCGACTTGGGTGCCGATGGCATCATCACCGATTTTCCCGACGTGCTGCTGGAAATTCTGGCTCAGCGGGGCCTACGCTAG
- a CDS encoding ATP-binding protein, with the protein MRTSEQIWLEIEAYLGFVPPFFEPAQQNPQVLENLWQQTLLAYLQSPLPTLFKEKLSAYLSRYCTVPYCLICHSCSLRPLGMSAQAVLALLQAPPPLPVEIEQHLALLAEIPGALSRWPETDSVLEESLLACSIFVAMESTEADHCRNRLRDLLGPVNYQHLAIFIAYIKTCHGWMEAHPEITYEADQRAQKHLGPLFAMEPSLADFFRTYRDWVKREQLNRTEQLAELNEALRKSEAKNRAILNAIPDLMLRLSRDGTYLEFKRSKEFDMLLPDDQVVSSNEYDVLPHELARTRMHYVEQALLTGETQIFEYEILLSGTIRYEEARIVVSGEDEVLAIIRNIDDRKQAEVQTRLLHTELEQRVCERTAALAASEEKFRQLAENIRQVFFLKSVDGTQLYVSPAYEEVWGRTCKSLYEQPDSWLETIHPDDRQGVLSTFKSELGAKGKLNLEYRIVRPDGDVRWIGAHSFAIRNETGQLERIAGIAEDITERKRAEAELRSSEERFRISVENLLDCFGIYAAIRDPSGQIVDFRVEYVNAAACVHNGLSREQQVGMRLLQLFPSHREMGLFDDYCQVVETGQSLVKEALVYRDVYGNPCLTRSFDVNATKLGDGFAVAWRDTTERNRTEALKQANRELQQANTNLTRLEKLKSEMVAAVSHEIRMPITTIATAVSVLRSSVSLEPRNREILEIANSESLRLTRLVDELLNFSKLDSGTYRWHEEAVDLNRVLCQAIQATRALYESRALSLQRPLAEPQVQVWGDADRLAQVVINLLDNAAKFSPSQSQVCLELSIEGKEIEAQEAVVAVRDQGPGIAAEHQELIFELFSQLPQASGNRPQGVGLGLYLCRKIVYHHGGRITVETELEQGSTFKVRLPLLSTKP; encoded by the coding sequence ATGCGAACTAGCGAACAAATTTGGCTAGAAATCGAAGCTTATCTCGGCTTTGTTCCTCCCTTTTTTGAGCCAGCACAGCAAAATCCTCAAGTATTAGAAAATCTATGGCAACAGACACTCTTGGCTTATTTACAGAGTCCGCTACCAACTCTGTTTAAAGAAAAGCTGTCTGCTTATCTCTCGCGCTACTGCACTGTTCCCTATTGCCTGATTTGCCACAGTTGCAGCCTGCGTCCCCTCGGTATGAGTGCGCAGGCTGTGTTGGCCTTGTTACAGGCACCCCCTCCGCTGCCTGTAGAGATTGAACAACACCTCGCGCTACTGGCTGAGATACCAGGTGCTCTAAGCAGGTGGCCGGAGACTGATTCGGTGCTGGAAGAAAGCTTATTGGCTTGCTCTATTTTTGTTGCGATGGAGTCTACTGAAGCTGACCATTGCCGCAATCGGTTACGTGACCTTTTAGGACCTGTCAACTATCAGCATTTAGCCATTTTTATTGCCTATATCAAAACTTGTCACGGCTGGATGGAAGCCCATCCTGAAATCACCTATGAAGCGGATCAACGGGCCCAGAAACACCTTGGTCCTCTCTTCGCAATGGAGCCTAGTTTGGCTGATTTTTTTCGCACCTACAGGGATTGGGTCAAGCGCGAACAGCTGAACCGAACCGAACAACTGGCAGAGCTGAACGAAGCTCTACGCAAAAGCGAAGCGAAAAATAGAGCCATTCTCAACGCAATTCCCGATCTCATGCTGCGACTTAGCCGAGATGGTACCTACCTGGAATTCAAGCGGTCTAAGGAGTTCGATATGCTCCTGCCGGATGACCAGGTTGTGAGCAGCAACGAGTACGATGTATTGCCGCATGAGCTGGCCCGTACGCGGATGCACTACGTTGAGCAGGCCCTCTTGACGGGTGAAACCCAGATTTTTGAGTATGAAATTTTGCTCAGTGGCACTATTCGCTATGAAGAAGCTCGCATCGTGGTGAGCGGCGAGGACGAAGTTCTAGCGATTATCCGCAACATTGATGACCGCAAGCAAGCCGAGGTACAAACCCGTTTATTGCACACTGAATTGGAGCAGCGGGTTTGCGAACGAACTGCGGCCCTTGCGGCCAGTGAGGAGAAGTTTCGCCAGTTAGCCGAAAACATTCGTCAAGTTTTTTTCTTGAAGTCTGTAGACGGCACGCAACTCTATGTCAGCCCAGCCTATGAAGAGGTATGGGGCCGCACCTGCAAAAGTTTGTACGAGCAACCTGACTCCTGGCTCGAGACCATTCATCCTGATGACCGTCAGGGCGTCTTGTCTACATTTAAAAGTGAGTTGGGAGCCAAAGGCAAACTCAACCTTGAGTATCGAATTGTGCGTCCAGATGGAGACGTTCGCTGGATTGGTGCTCACTCATTTGCCATTCGCAACGAGACGGGTCAGCTCGAGCGAATTGCCGGCATTGCCGAGGACATCACTGAGCGCAAACGGGCAGAAGCAGAACTCAGAAGCAGTGAAGAGCGCTTCCGAATTTCAGTTGAGAATTTACTAGATTGTTTCGGCATCTATGCAGCGATTCGCGACCCGTCAGGGCAGATTGTGGATTTCCGAGTTGAGTATGTCAACGCTGCTGCCTGTGTTCACAATGGCTTGAGCCGAGAGCAGCAAGTGGGCATGAGGTTGCTGCAACTGTTCCCCAGTCATCGGGAAATGGGGCTTTTTGATGACTATTGCCAGGTGGTTGAAACAGGTCAATCCCTGGTCAAAGAGGCTTTAGTTTATCGCGATGTTTATGGCAATCCATGCCTCACTCGCTCCTTTGATGTCAATGCCACCAAGTTAGGAGACGGCTTTGCCGTGGCTTGGCGCGATACCACCGAGCGTAATCGCACAGAAGCCCTCAAACAAGCCAATCGGGAACTGCAACAGGCGAATACTAACCTCACTCGTTTAGAAAAACTGAAATCTGAGATGGTGGCTGCGGTCAGTCACGAAATCCGGATGCCGATCACGACTATCGCCACAGCAGTCTCCGTTCTCAGATCTTCGGTGTCCTTGGAGCCTCGGAACCGAGAGATTCTGGAGATTGCCAATAGCGAATCGCTCCGTCTGACCCGACTGGTTGATGAGTTGCTCAATTTCTCTAAGCTTGACTCGGGTACCTACCGCTGGCACGAGGAAGCTGTCGATCTAAATCGCGTTCTCTGTCAAGCCATTCAGGCCACGCGTGCTCTCTATGAGAGCCGTGCGCTTAGCTTGCAACGCCCCTTAGCAGAACCCCAGGTGCAAGTCTGGGGGGACGCGGACCGTTTGGCTCAGGTGGTGATCAACCTGCTGGATAATGCAGCAAAATTCAGTCCTAGCCAGAGCCAGGTCTGTCTAGAGCTGAGCATTGAAGGTAAGGAAATTGAAGCTCAGGAAGCGGTTGTCGCTGTGCGCGACCAAGGACCAGGCATCGCTGCCGAGCATCAGGAACTTATCTTCGAGCTATTCAGCCAGCTTCCCCAAGCCAGCGGCAATCGCCCTCAGGGAGTGGGCTTGGGGCTCTACCTGTGCCGCAAAATTGTCTACCATCACGGTGGCAGAATTACAGTCGAGACAGAGCTAGAGCAAGGCAGTACATTCAAAGTGAGGTTGCCGTTGCTCAGCACAAAACCTTAA